One window from the genome of uncultured Tateyamaria sp. encodes:
- a CDS encoding DUF3775 domain-containing protein: protein MDLEIERAVVAQVVLMGRELERAEGELRGLIDRLGTDEQAELVAIMWIGRGAFEVTDWTEALETAEAEASTPCADYLLGTPHFADHIEEGMEALGQPLGDAEDALLR, encoded by the coding sequence ATGGACCTTGAAATTGAGCGCGCCGTGGTGGCGCAGGTTGTACTGATGGGCCGCGAACTGGAACGGGCCGAGGGCGAATTGCGCGGATTGATTGATCGGCTCGGCACGGATGAACAGGCCGAACTGGTCGCAATCATGTGGATCGGCCGCGGCGCATTCGAAGTGACGGATTGGACCGAGGCCTTGGAAACGGCCGAAGCCGAAGCCTCGACCCCGTGCGCGGATTACCTGCTTGGCACGCCGCATTTCGCGGATCACATCGAGGAAGGCATGGAAGCCCTTGGTCAGCCGCTGGGTGACGCCGAGGATGCGTTGCTGCGCTAG
- a CDS encoding SDR family NAD(P)-dependent oxidoreductase, giving the protein MTDTTLSGKRYWLIGAGDGLGRALAHCMSRSGVEVIVSSRSEDKLKELVAELPGKASYQTIDIADDASVRAAAEAVGDIDGLVLLAGVYWPFSARDWNAEQATTMADVNFTGFMRVLGQVVPHFVEKDAGHIVITSSLTGFRGLPRSIGYTASKAATMSLAECMYADLRTTGVRVQVANPGFIKTQLTDKNDFKMPFIMEPEQAAREMFELMLTDSFKKSFPTFFSLLFRGSQFLPDWLYYRIFA; this is encoded by the coding sequence ATGACGGACACGACACTGAGCGGCAAGAGATATTGGTTGATTGGTGCAGGAGACGGGCTTGGCCGCGCTTTGGCCCATTGCATGAGCCGTTCGGGGGTTGAAGTGATCGTGTCGTCGCGAAGCGAGGACAAGCTGAAAGAGCTGGTCGCGGAATTGCCCGGCAAGGCATCGTACCAGACCATCGATATCGCCGATGACGCCAGCGTCCGAGCGGCGGCAGAGGCTGTGGGTGACATTGACGGGCTGGTGCTGCTGGCAGGAGTGTACTGGCCGTTTTCGGCCCGTGACTGGAACGCCGAACAGGCCACCACCATGGCGGATGTTAATTTTACCGGTTTCATGCGCGTGTTGGGTCAGGTCGTGCCGCACTTCGTGGAAAAGGATGCAGGCCACATCGTCATCACCTCATCGTTGACCGGGTTTCGCGGGTTGCCGCGATCCATTGGCTATACAGCGTCCAAGGCGGCGACGATGTCCTTGGCCGAATGCATGTATGCCGATCTGCGCACGACCGGCGTGCGTGTTCAGGTCGCCAATCCGGGCTTCATCAAGACGCAGTTGACCGACAAGAACGACTTCAAGATGCCGTTCATCATGGAGCCGGAGCAGGCCGCGCGCGAGATGTTTGAACTGATGCTGACCGACAGCTTCAAAAAGAGCTTTCCGACCTTCTTTTCACTTCTGTTCCGGGGGTCGCAATTCCTGCCGGACTGGCTTTACTACCGGATTTTCGCCTGA
- a CDS encoding saccharopine dehydrogenase C-terminal domain-containing protein has translation MTIHWCGTGLSAVPGLKRLIELGYPVVVWNRTVDKAQAAIGSYTSDIRTFDLKALTSALTAGDTVVSMLPGDWHVPLAQAAIDAQAHFVSSSYIAPEMRALDQKAKEAGVAVINEVGLDPGIDHLMAHHLVAAYRNSNAYDDANRISFTSYCGGIPKHANPFRYKFSWAPVGVLKALRSPSTSIRAGSELTVTKPWDAITSYLAPLPQPETFEVYPNRDSLPFMAEYGFDPKWEVHEFVRGTLRLNGWAEAWKDVFAEIETNPTDARLAEMSDAMLADNSYDKGEPDRVVLCVDLKAENATGTVWHQTYVMDAWGDARGTAMARLVSVPVSLAVQAARVGAIKPGVHAAPSDLHLVANWMDEIARLAQHLGVVDHVNVQA, from the coding sequence ATGACCATCCATTGGTGCGGCACCGGCCTCTCAGCCGTTCCCGGTCTCAAGCGACTGATCGAACTGGGCTATCCGGTTGTGGTGTGGAACCGCACGGTGGACAAGGCACAGGCCGCCATCGGCAGCTACACCTCGGATATCCGCACCTTTGACCTCAAGGCGCTGACATCTGCATTGACGGCGGGCGATACGGTGGTGTCGATGCTGCCCGGGGACTGGCACGTGCCGTTGGCACAGGCCGCTATCGACGCACAGGCGCATTTCGTCTCTTCCAGCTATATCGCACCAGAGATGCGCGCCCTGGACCAAAAGGCCAAAGAGGCCGGCGTGGCCGTGATCAACGAAGTGGGGCTCGATCCCGGCATCGACCACCTCATGGCGCATCATCTCGTTGCGGCTTACAGAAACTCGAACGCCTATGACGACGCCAACCGCATCAGCTTTACGTCCTATTGCGGCGGCATACCGAAACACGCCAACCCGTTCCGGTACAAGTTCAGCTGGGCACCGGTGGGCGTGCTCAAGGCGCTCAGGTCACCCTCAACGTCGATCCGTGCGGGCTCGGAACTGACCGTGACTAAACCGTGGGACGCGATCACCTCTTACCTGGCTCCGCTGCCCCAACCCGAGACGTTCGAGGTTTACCCGAACCGCGACAGCCTGCCCTTCATGGCCGAATACGGGTTTGACCCGAAATGGGAGGTCCACGAATTTGTCCGTGGAACCCTGCGCCTGAACGGCTGGGCCGAGGCCTGGAAGGACGTGTTTGCCGAGATCGAGACCAACCCGACCGACGCGCGCCTTGCAGAGATGTCCGACGCGATGCTTGCCGACAACAGCTATGACAAAGGCGAACCGGACCGCGTGGTTCTGTGTGTCGATCTGAAGGCGGAAAACGCCACAGGGACCGTTTGGCACCAAACCTATGTCATGGACGCTTGGGGCGATGCACGCGGCACCGCCATGGCACGGCTGGTCTCCGTCCCCGTTTCACTGGCGGTGCAAGCGGCACGGGTGGGCGCGATCAAGCCCGGTGTGCACGCTGCCCCATCAGACCTGCATCTTGTGGCGAACTGGATGGACGAAATCGCACGGCTGGCCCAACATCTTGGTGTCGTCGATCACGTCAACGTTCAGGCCTAG
- a CDS encoding DUF3833 family protein, giving the protein MDGLIFALLGAAVVLMFGWTRSRYADFLAQSPDDYAAGHGPQFDVRTHLNGPIICEGVIFGPTGRVSSRFVGEFDCKWEGNSGTMDEVFTYDDGSQQTRAWRLTIGNDGKIVARADDVVGDGTGQQTGSSVQLKYKFRLPEASGGHVLDTVDWMYLAPNGTIVNRSQFRKYGIKVAELVATMRPANEEMKEAA; this is encoded by the coding sequence ATGGATGGACTGATCTTTGCCCTTTTGGGTGCCGCCGTCGTGTTGATGTTTGGCTGGACGCGATCGCGCTATGCCGATTTCCTCGCGCAAAGCCCGGATGACTATGCCGCCGGGCACGGTCCGCAATTCGATGTGCGAACGCATCTGAATGGTCCGATCATCTGCGAGGGCGTGATCTTTGGCCCGACGGGGCGCGTGTCGTCCCGCTTCGTGGGCGAATTCGACTGCAAATGGGAAGGCAACAGCGGCACCATGGACGAGGTGTTCACCTACGACGATGGATCGCAGCAGACGCGGGCCTGGCGGTTGACCATTGGCAACGATGGCAAGATCGTTGCACGCGCGGACGATGTGGTGGGCGACGGCACCGGGCAGCAAACCGGCAGTTCGGTCCAATTGAAGTACAAGTTCCGCCTGCCCGAGGCGTCGGGTGGGCATGTGCTGGACACCGTGGACTGGATGTACCTTGCGCCGAATGGAACCATCGTGAACCGGTCACAGTTCCGTAAGTACGGGATCAAGGTGGCAGAACTTGTGGCGACCATGCGCCCCGCCAATGAAGAGATGAAAGAAGCGGCATGA